One segment of Haliotis asinina isolate JCU_RB_2024 chromosome 12, JCU_Hal_asi_v2, whole genome shotgun sequence DNA contains the following:
- the LOC137258356 gene encoding uncharacterized protein has product MLNQPEKGVKKSGYLEIKQSSKVKNRKLKSWKRRWIVVHQMSDLTSGTYAAKVEVYTDAETASRTPGDRQTFILDHVTDVQLATSKTRPYAFEIVETEPVLVFSGSSHDETLEWMNAFKRIFYPEKPGGEYGKYDVSIQPNTHSARLNLDGKYTLSVTTSDVSIQSSDGGNVIKWNLGSLKRFHLDTEPNANQRKVLVIESGPNSYTGEGTFRFLSSRAEAILSAIRMCIKEAIALKQKQRELVPPDPNRDRAVSFTASEKNFSVLLASSKEDRSGSILSSSSKGSTMPSPPCSPASISDSPPVLPARTVGEPRGIPKNASVPNMVGHGEDTGYSHIQGKLRTMSLTSRTSVSSRDSGVVFPEADGKGPAERVRKVSVEKRCFSNSFDSAVSNGSFEEAKRKISDVEQSIEEESHPLPIYNDIDEKLVINDSRNKSTDGKQRRHSTGTCKKENDYEDLDKFRNKDKESEGATAKKTQDIPPALPERPLILRLRQSSNEESPLQRTGSGSKAFRHSCMAKLPNFDQGRRSSSADVTNEVGDNTDLSRSSSKDLYASIPDLGSRDSVVSDAIPIQEGKRQASPPGDVNDVCLNIFAPSVGDWRISTGTSPPEVISRSLPPTPPETKPSNHTPVEDLLGLDSPLTNTDHLHAPLIDITESEDMTVTKPADLLKDFDPFDSNSMSNDLLIQSDWTCAVADNKTDTGQENPYFDMSGNNKAETETETELIYVAPSKE; this is encoded by the exons ATGTTGAATCAGCCTGAGAAAGGAGTAAAGAAATCGGGTTACTTAGAGATCAAACAGTCTTCTAAAGTGAAGAATAGGAAACTGAAG TCATGGAAACGGCGCTGGATTGTGGTACACCAGATGAGCGACCTCACCAGCGGTACTTACGCTGCAAAGGTAGAGGTGTACACTGACGCCGAAACAGCCAGTCGAACACCAGGAGACAGACAGACGTTCATTCTGGATCACGTGACCGATGTTCAACTCGCGACGTCAAAGACACGTCCCTATGCGTTTGAAATCGTGGAGACAGAACCAGTTCTAGTCTTCTCGGGGTCGTCTCACGATGAAACGTTGGAGTGGATGAACGCCTTTAAGAGAATCTTCTATCCAGAAAAACCAGGAGGAGAATACG GCAAGTACGATGTCAGTATCCAACCCAACACTCACTCTGCACGATTAAACCTCGATGGAAAGTACACGCTGTCAGTGACCACCAGTGACGTGTCCATTCAGTCATCAGATGGTGGTAACGTCATTAAATGGAACCTTGGTTCCCTGAAGAGGTTCCACCTGGACACAGAACCAAACGCCAATCAGAGAAAGGTGTTGGTCATAGAAAGTGGACC AAATTCCTACACCGGAGAAGGCACATTCCGCTTTTTGTCCAGTCGTGCAGAGGCTATCCTCAGTGCCATAAGAATGTGCATCAAGGAAGCAATTGCTCTAAAACAAAAGCAACGAGAGTTGGTACCTCCGGATCCCAACAGAGACAGGGCGGTGTCATTCACCGCCAGCGAGAAGAACTTCTCTGTGTTACTTGCCAGTAGCAAAGAGGACCGATCAGGGTCGATATTGTCATCGTCCTCGAAGGGGTCTACTATGCCTTCCCCACCATGCTCCCCAGCGTCCATTTCCGACAGTCCACCTGTCTTACCAGCTCGTACAGTAGGGGAGCCGAGGGGGATCCCTAAAAATGCAAGTGTTCCCAATATGGTCGGACATGGTGAGGATACGGGGTACAGCCATATCCAGGGCAAACTTAGAACCATGTCCCTCACGTCTCGCACTTCCGTTTCATCACGTGATTCGGGAGTAGTGTTCCCTGAAGCTGATGGAAAGGGACCCGCGGAGAGAGTTCGGAAGGTTTCTGTGGAAAAAAGATGCTTCAGCAACTCTTTCGATAGTGCCGTGTCCAATGGTTCTTTTGAAGAGGCCAAGCGGAAAATCAGTGACGTTGAACAGTCCATAGAAGAAGAGAGCCATCCATTACCTATATACAATGATATTGACGAGAAACTCGTCATCAACGATTCTAGGAACAAATCCACGGATGGGAAACAAAGGAGGCATTCTACGGGTACGTGTAAAAAGGAGAACGACTATGAGGATTTAGATAAGTTCAGGAACAAAGATAAGGAAAGTGAAGGAGCAACAGCGAAGAAGACACAAGACATCCCACCGGCGTTACCAGAAAGGCCTCTTATCCTTCGTCTACGTCAATCGTCCAACGAAGAGAGTCCATTACAAAGAACTGGATCGGGCTCTAAAGCGTTCAGACACAGCTGTATGGCCAAACTTCCAAACTTTGATCAAGGACGAAGAAGTTCTTCAGCTGACGTTACGAACGAAGTCGGTGATAATACTGACCTCTCAAGATCAAGCAGTAAAGACTTGTATGCATCAATTCCAGACTTGGGTTCACGAGACAGCGTGGTTTCTGATGCGATTCCTATACAAGAAGGTAAAAGGCAGGCTTCTCCTCCAGGAGACGTCAATGATGTCTGTCTAAACATCTTTGCCCCCTCTGTTGGTGACTGGAGGATTTCAACAGGAACATCTCCACCTGAAGTAATCTCCAGATCATTGCCACCTACCcctccagaaacaaaaccttCAAACCATACTCCAGTGGAAGACCTTTTGGGCCTTGACTCTCCTCTGACAAACACAGATCATCTGCATGCTCCTCTTATCGATATTACAGAAAGCGAggacatgactgtgaccaaaccAGCTGATTTGTTGAAAGATTTTGATCCTTTTGATAGCAACTCAATGAGCAATGACTTATTGATCCAAAGTGATTGGACGTGTGCAGTAGCCGATAATAAGACCGATACAGGCCAGGAAAACCCTTACTTTGACATGAGTGGGAACAATAAGGCCGAAACAGAAACGGAAACAGAACTAATTTACGTAGCGCCCTCAAAGGAATGA
- the LOC137258347 gene encoding uncharacterized protein isoform X2, protein MDTFLDTTPQSVVSLIGWASSLSDVISRDSGSGHTFYEFVSGSVFFTGVVSYFFYSVVIHKNLRFNFDPLKDMIWYSVWSVLYFIASVMVINDRCGQCLSVAVCGYVAGILCIAKIIWSYKAWHYDRPGGYPYPDISANQLHAQQQHIHGASVLL, encoded by the exons ATGGATACTTTCTTGGACACAACGCCCCAAAGC GTTGTTTCTCTGATTGGCTGGGCGTCTTCGCTCAGTGACGTCATCTCTCGAGACAGTGGTTCTGGACATACATTCTATGAATTTGTGTCAGGTTCTGTCTTCTTCACAGGGGTCGTCAGCTACTTCTTCTATTCCGTCGTTATTCACAAAAATCTAAGATTCAACTTTGATCCTCTTAAG gacATGATATGGTACTCTGTGTGGTCTGTTTTATACTTCAttgcgtcagtcatggtgataaacgACAGGTGTGGTCAATGTCTGTCTGTTGCG GTATGTGGTTACGTGGCCGGTATACTTTGCATAGCAAAGATCATCTGGTCTTACAAGGCTTGGCACTATGACCGTCCTGGCGGATATCCATACCCGGATATCAGTGCAAACCAGCTCCACGCTCAGCAGCAACACATACACGGAGCCTCAGTATTACTGTGA
- the LOC137258347 gene encoding uncharacterized protein isoform X1: MDTFLDTTPQSRSHNIICDQKRRRSIDIPDREIYHVNCGIYIDITYCKSIHGMLNAAITVVSLIGWASSLSDVISRDSGSGHTFYEFVSGSVFFTGVVSYFFYSVVIHKNLRFNFDPLKDMIWYSVWSVLYFIASVMVINDRCGQCLSVAVCGYVAGILCIAKIIWSYKAWHYDRPGGYPYPDISANQLHAQQQHIHGASVLL, from the exons ATGGATACTTTCTTGGACACAACGCCCCAAAGC AGAAGCCACAACATAATCTGTGACCAGAAAAGGAGAAGAAGTATCGACATCCCCGATAGAGAGATTTACCACGTGAACTGTGGCATATATATTGATATCACTTACTGCAAGAGCATACATGGCATGCTCAATGCTGCGATAACG GTTGTTTCTCTGATTGGCTGGGCGTCTTCGCTCAGTGACGTCATCTCTCGAGACAGTGGTTCTGGACATACATTCTATGAATTTGTGTCAGGTTCTGTCTTCTTCACAGGGGTCGTCAGCTACTTCTTCTATTCCGTCGTTATTCACAAAAATCTAAGATTCAACTTTGATCCTCTTAAG gacATGATATGGTACTCTGTGTGGTCTGTTTTATACTTCAttgcgtcagtcatggtgataaacgACAGGTGTGGTCAATGTCTGTCTGTTGCG GTATGTGGTTACGTGGCCGGTATACTTTGCATAGCAAAGATCATCTGGTCTTACAAGGCTTGGCACTATGACCGTCCTGGCGGATATCCATACCCGGATATCAGTGCAAACCAGCTCCACGCTCAGCAGCAACACATACACGGAGCCTCAGTATTACTGTGA